A window from Bacteroidota bacterium encodes these proteins:
- the rplK gene encoding 50S ribosomal protein L11 translates to MAKEITGYVKLQCKGGQANPAPPIGPALGSKGINIMEFCKQFNARTQDKMGKVIPVLITVYTDKSFDFVLKTPPAAVQLMEAAKIQKGSKESNRAKVGKVSWDQVKAIAEDKMPDLNCFSIESAMKMVAGTARSMGLNVDGKAPWEN, encoded by the coding sequence ATGGCAAAAGAAATCACTGGCTATGTAAAGCTACAGTGCAAGGGTGGCCAGGCCAATCCTGCACCTCCGATCGGTCCGGCTTTGGGTTCCAAGGGTATTAATATCATGGAATTCTGTAAGCAGTTCAATGCAAGAACACAGGACAAAATGGGAAAAGTTATCCCTGTATTAATCACCGTTTATACTGACAAGAGTTTTGACTTTGTATTAAAAACTCCTCCCGCAGCTGTTCAGCTGATGGAAGCCGCAAAAATTCAGAAAGGTTCCAAAGAAAGCAACCGTGCAAAAGTTGGTAAAGTATCATGGGATCAGGTAAAAGCTATTGCTGAAGATAAAATGCCTGACCTGAACTGCTTTTCTATAGAAAGCGCCATGAAAATGGTTGCCGGTACTGCACGCAGCATGGGCCTGAATGTGGATGGTAAAGCTCCATGGGAAAATTAA
- a CDS encoding 50S ribosomal protein L1, giving the protein MAFISKKRKVANTKVDGNKSYSLKEASALVKQITTCKFDASVDLHIRLGVDPKKADQAIRGTVSLPHGTGKTKKVLVLCPPDKEAEAKAAGADFVGLDEYVTKIEGGWVDVDVIIATPSVMPKIGKLGKVLGPRNLMPNPKTGTVTNDVANAINDVKGGKIAFKVDKVGIIHASIGRVSFTPEKIEANSHELLNAIIKAKPSSAKGTYLKGISMASSMSPGIVIDTKGFVH; this is encoded by the coding sequence ATGGCATTCATCAGTAAAAAAAGAAAAGTTGCAAATACAAAAGTAGACGGCAACAAATCATATTCATTAAAAGAAGCATCTGCATTAGTAAAACAAATTACTACCTGCAAATTTGATGCTTCAGTTGATCTTCATATCCGTTTGGGTGTGGATCCTAAAAAAGCTGACCAGGCGATCCGTGGTACAGTATCATTACCACACGGTACTGGTAAAACAAAAAAAGTATTAGTGCTTTGTCCTCCCGATAAAGAAGCAGAAGCTAAAGCAGCCGGCGCTGATTTCGTTGGGTTGGATGAGTATGTAACAAAGATCGAAGGCGGATGGGTTGACGTTGATGTTATCATCGCTACACCATCAGTAATGCCTAAGATCGGTAAACTGGGTAAAGTATTAGGCCCCCGTAACCTGATGCCGAATCCTAAGACTGGTACTGTTACTAACGATGTTGCAAATGCGATCAATGATGTAAAGGGCGGTAAGATTGCTTTCAAGGTTGATAAAGTTGGTATCATCCATGCTTCTATCGGCCGTGTAAGTTTTACACCTGAAAAAATTGAAGCAAACAGCCATGAGTTACTGAACGCAATCATCAAAGCAAAACCATCATCTGCAAAAGGCACATACCTGAAAGGTATCAGCATGGCCAGCAGCATGAGCCCAGGTATTGTAATTGATACAAAAGGATTCGTTCATTAA
- a CDS encoding 50S ribosomal protein L10 produces MTKEQKNEVIEVLKGKFSQYNNFYIADTESLTVAQVVKLRRVCFNKHVEMKVAKNTLIKKALESLDSEKYAGMYDSLHKVTALMFSENPKEPALIISAFRKESNTEKPVLKAAFINGDVYMGNDQLVALTKIKTKNELIGEVIGLLQSPAKRVLAALLQNAEKKATEAAPAE; encoded by the coding sequence ATGACTAAAGAACAAAAAAATGAAGTGATAGAAGTGTTGAAAGGAAAATTTTCCCAGTATAACAATTTCTATATTGCCGATACAGAATCATTGACAGTTGCACAAGTGGTAAAACTGCGTCGTGTTTGTTTTAATAAGCATGTAGAAATGAAAGTGGCTAAGAATACGCTTATTAAAAAAGCATTGGAATCCCTGGACAGCGAAAAATATGCAGGTATGTATGATTCATTGCATAAAGTAACTGCGTTGATGTTTTCTGAAAATCCGAAAGAACCAGCTCTTATCATCAGTGCTTTTCGTAAAGAAAGCAATACTGAAAAGCCTGTATTGAAAGCTGCATTCATCAATGGTGATGTGTATATGGGTAATGATCAGTTAGTAGCCTTAACGAAGATCAAAACGAAGAATGAACTGATCGGAGAAGTGATCGGCTTGTTGCAATCACCAGCGAAGAGAGTGCTAGCTGCGTTATTGCAGAATGCTGAGAAGAAAGCAACAGAAGCTGCTCCGGCAGAATAA
- a CDS encoding 50S ribosomal protein L7/L12: MADVKALAENLVSLTVKEVQELADFLKSEYGIEPAAAAVVVSAGGEGGGAAAVEEKTAFNVVLKSGGASKLNVVKIVKDLTGLGLKEAKEMVDGAPKNIKEGISKAEAEDIVNRLKEAGADVEIA, translated from the coding sequence ATGGCAGACGTAAAAGCATTAGCTGAAAATTTAGTAAGCTTAACAGTAAAAGAAGTTCAGGAATTAGCTGATTTCTTAAAATCAGAATATGGTATCGAGCCAGCTGCAGCTGCAGTAGTAGTTTCTGCTGGTGGCGAAGGTGGTGGCGCAGCCGCTGTTGAAGAAAAAACTGCATTCAATGTAGTATTGAAAAGCGGTGGTGCTTCTAAACTGAACGTAGTTAAGATCGTAAAAGATCTGACTGGTTTAGGACTGAAAGAAGCAAAAGAAATGGTAGACGGTGCACCTAAGAACATAAAAGAAGGCATTTCTAAAGCAGAAGCTGAAGATATCGTCAACAGGCTGAAAGAAGCAGGTGCCGATGTTGAGATCGCTTAA
- a CDS encoding helix-turn-helix transcriptional regulator: protein MNTLFAKNCEVLRKSKGWKQSEIEGFSVSTWSNYENGRSVPGFDDLIKIAKLFEMSIDDLLFTDQSKHHVKPKKITRYSTLESEKLSLVEDEGDVNEISNALQQRIQELEKRLIKLEKLVKKIAPF from the coding sequence ATGAATACACTTTTTGCTAAAAACTGCGAGGTCTTAAGAAAATCCAAAGGCTGGAAGCAGTCTGAAATTGAAGGATTTAGCGTTTCAACCTGGAGCAATTATGAAAATGGGCGAAGTGTGCCTGGATTTGATGATTTGATTAAAATAGCCAAGTTGTTTGAAATGTCAATAGATGATTTATTATTTACTGATCAATCAAAGCACCATGTTAAGCCAAAGAAAATAACCAGATATTCCACATTAGAATCCGAGAAGCTTAGTTTAGTGGAAGATGAAGGCGATGTAAACGAAATAAGTAATGCGTTACAGCAAAGGATACAAGAACTAGAAAAAAGATTGATAAAACTTGAAAAACTAGTAAAGAAAATTGCACCCTTCTGA
- a CDS encoding helix-hairpin-helix domain-containing protein, whose amino-acid sequence MVEEVKAHPYIKYRVANPIVAYRNEHGLFSKVEDVKKVMAVTEEIYRKIEAYLVIK is encoded by the coding sequence TTGGTGGAGGAAGTAAAAGCACATCCCTATATCAAATACAGAGTAGCTAATCCTATTGTTGCTTATAGAAATGAACATGGATTATTTTCCAAAGTGGAAGATGTGAAGAAAGTGATGGCGGTGACGGAGGAAATTTATAGGAAGATTGAGGCTTATCTTGTCATTAAATAG
- a CDS encoding DUF4595 domain-containing protein: MKQMKFITAALIIIAAVSCSKSKNELPQPQQQSVEKKLIAASTIYANDPTETMELTYDAQGRLSNYKDDEHTYFFSYDAGSKLNVIRKKLSDGQPDQLIECDLNEKGAITKMVYKKADNTITYTYEYFYDANGYMIKQKGQGTGYLMEEEYVIVNGNPVSSKLSYDGVFNSKREYHYDEKILNKAPQGTSNMWPSDKLFGKTVKNIMIASKTFDTNNIVTWDVKFTYKFDADNYPVKQTTDYVLQGETNVTTYTYQ, from the coding sequence ATGAAACAGATGAAATTTATAACAGCTGCTTTAATAATAATTGCCGCTGTTTCCTGCTCCAAATCAAAAAATGAATTGCCACAACCACAGCAGCAATCGGTAGAAAAAAAATTGATAGCAGCAAGTACTATTTATGCAAATGATCCTACGGAAACCATGGAACTAACCTATGATGCACAGGGAAGATTATCTAACTATAAGGATGATGAGCATACATACTTTTTTTCTTACGATGCCGGTTCTAAACTGAATGTAATAAGGAAGAAGCTGTCAGATGGTCAGCCTGACCAACTTATCGAATGTGATCTAAACGAAAAAGGTGCTATCACCAAAATGGTTTATAAGAAAGCAGATAATACGATTACTTACACATACGAATATTTTTATGACGCCAATGGATATATGATAAAGCAAAAAGGACAAGGTACTGGTTACTTAATGGAGGAGGAATATGTGATCGTGAATGGCAACCCGGTTTCTTCAAAGTTGTCTTATGACGGTGTATTTAATTCTAAACGGGAGTATCATTACGATGAAAAAATTCTCAACAAAGCCCCGCAAGGCACTTCAAACATGTGGCCGTCGGACAAATTATTCGGTAAGACGGTAAAAAATATTATGATTGCGTCTAAAACTTTTGATACTAACAATATAGTAACATGGGATGTTAAGTTTACTTATAAGTTTGATGCTGATAATTATCCTGTTAAACAAACAACTGACTATGTTTTGCAAGGTGAAACTAATGTGACTACGTATACTTATCAATAA
- a CDS encoding helix-hairpin-helix domain-containing protein — MGWKQFVKDYLNFTRRERIAVIIIIGVMIAVLMAPSILSRTGSYAPDKADTAWINTVKRLELKQPDSFYQDDQTKDDNDYAYQYDRSKKSYSNNSQLKGELFYFDPNKISAAEWKRLGLRNKTIQTIQNYLSKGGKFRKPEDLQRVYGLHKDEFERLEPYIRIESSSENKVNETYTTAASEKPGIKRYTPGYSVIDVNAADTTAFISLPGIGSKLAARIVNFRDKLGGFYSVEQVKETFGLPDSTYQKIKQYLKLDNPSVKKININTATVDELKAHPYIKYSLANPIVAYRNEHGLFSKVEDVKKVMVVTEEIYKKIQPYLTL; from the coding sequence ATGGGCTGGAAGCAATTTGTAAAGGACTACCTGAATTTTACCCGGCGGGAAAGAATTGCTGTCATTATAATTATCGGAGTGATGATAGCAGTTTTGATGGCCCCATCAATTTTGTCAAGAACAGGGTCTTATGCCCCAGATAAAGCAGACACTGCCTGGATAAATACCGTGAAAAGGCTGGAATTAAAACAGCCTGATTCTTTTTACCAGGATGATCAAACTAAGGATGATAATGATTATGCCTACCAGTATGACAGATCAAAAAAAAGTTATTCAAATAATTCGCAACTAAAAGGTGAGCTTTTCTATTTTGACCCAAATAAAATTTCTGCTGCAGAATGGAAGCGTTTGGGATTAAGAAATAAAACAATCCAGACGATTCAGAATTATTTAAGCAAAGGCGGGAAGTTCAGAAAACCTGAAGACCTGCAAAGAGTTTATGGATTACATAAAGATGAATTTGAAAGACTGGAGCCTTATATCAGAATTGAATCTTCTTCTGAAAATAAGGTCAATGAAACATATACGACTGCGGCTAGTGAAAAACCAGGGATTAAAAGATATACGCCAGGGTATTCTGTTATTGATGTGAATGCTGCTGACACAACAGCATTCATTTCTTTGCCAGGAATTGGAAGCAAGTTGGCTGCAAGAATTGTAAACTTCAGAGACAAACTCGGAGGATTTTATTCTGTTGAACAAGTGAAAGAAACTTTTGGTTTGCCTGATTCAACTTATCAAAAAATAAAACAGTATTTGAAATTAGATAACCCGTCAGTGAAGAAAATTAATATCAATACTGCAACTGTTGATGAACTGAAAGCACATCCTTATATCAAATACAGTTTAGCAAATCCTATTGTTGCTTATAGAAATGAACATGGATTATTTTCTAAAGTGGAAGATGTGAAGAAAGTGATGGTGGTAACGGAGGAGATTTATAAAAAGATTCAGCCTTATCTTACTCTATAA
- the rpoB gene encoding DNA-directed RNA polymerase subunit beta, whose translation MSSTKLNHRIDFGKIKHLADAPDLLEVQIQSFKEFFQLETTPDKRNIEGLFRVFKDNFPITDTRNIFVLEFLDYFIDPPRYTIEECMERGLTYAVPLKAKLRLSCNDEEHVDFQTIVQDVFLGNIPYMTPRGTFVINGAERVVVSQLHRSPGVFFGQSIHPNGTKIYSARVIPFKGAWMEFATDINNVMYAYIDRKKKFPVTTLLRSIGYETDKDILELFGMADEVKTDKKTLAKYAGRRLAARVLRSWVEDFVDEDTGEVVSIERNEVVLERDSILDDEAIDMIAEMDVKSIFIQREDVGGDYAIIYNTLNKDTSNSELEAVQYIYRQLRGADAPDNETARGIIDKLFFSDKRYDLGEVGRYKINRKLNLDAPLVQKTLTKEDIILIIKYLVRLTNGKAEIDDIDHLSNRRVRTVGEQLYAQFGVGLARMARTIRERMNVRDNEVFTPVDLINARTLSSVINSFFGTSQLSQFLDQTNPLSEITHKRRISALGPGGLSRERAGFEVRDVHYSHYGRLCTIETPEGPNIGLISTLCVHAKINDMGFIETPYRKVNEGKVDMKKLSFLSAEEEDLKKIAQANSPLDEKGEFKEEKITSRQTGDFPILDKNEVEFMDVAPNQIVGLSASLIPFLEHDDANRALMGSNMQRQAVPLIRPDVPVVGTGLEGKAARDARIQIHADGNGIVEFVDANEIHVRYERDETDRLVSFEDDLRVYRLTKFIKTNQETSINLKPAVKKGQHVKKSDFLTEGYATQNGELALGKNLKVAFMPWKGYNFEDAIVISERVVKEDMFTSVHISEYELEVRDTKLGEEELTPDIPNVSEEATKDLDENGIIRVGAQVKEGDILIGKITPKGESDPTPEEKLLRAIFGDKAGDAKDASLKAPNGVEGVVIGKKLFQRAKKDKNSKVREKAALEKLEKMHEANTKNVMDLLQEKLGALLRNHVSNSVSNNFGEVLIGKGAKFTQKNLAEIDYSTVNPLGWTADKKTDDQINTLLHNYSIKYNEELGRYKREKFNISIGDELPAGVLKLAKVYLAVKRKLKVGDKMAGRHGNKGIVAKIVRQEDMPFLEDGTPVDVVLNPLGVPSRMNLGQIYETVLGWTAQRLGVKFATPIFDGASVDEIADYCKQADIPMYGHTYLYDGETGDRFHQKATVGVIYVIKLHHMVDDKMHARSIGPYSLITQQPLGGKAQFGGQRFGEMEVWALEAYGASNILQELLTIKSDDIIGRAKTYESIVKGDNVPRAGVPESFNVLVHELRGLGLDLKFE comes from the coding sequence ATGTCTTCAACAAAATTGAACCACAGGATTGATTTCGGCAAGATCAAACACCTCGCAGACGCCCCCGATTTGCTTGAGGTACAGATTCAATCTTTTAAAGAGTTTTTCCAGTTAGAAACAACACCCGATAAAAGGAATATCGAGGGCTTATTCCGAGTGTTTAAGGATAATTTTCCTATCACTGATACCCGGAACATTTTCGTATTAGAGTTCCTGGATTATTTTATCGACCCACCCCGTTACACGATCGAGGAGTGTATGGAACGTGGTTTAACCTATGCCGTTCCCCTCAAAGCCAAACTCCGTTTGAGCTGTAATGATGAGGAACACGTAGACTTTCAAACCATCGTCCAGGACGTGTTTTTAGGGAACATTCCTTACATGACACCCCGCGGTACGTTTGTTATCAACGGTGCTGAACGTGTAGTTGTTTCTCAGCTTCACCGTTCACCTGGTGTATTCTTCGGTCAGTCTATTCACCCCAATGGAACAAAGATCTACTCTGCAAGAGTAATTCCTTTCAAAGGTGCGTGGATGGAGTTTGCAACCGATATCAACAACGTGATGTACGCATACATCGATCGTAAGAAAAAGTTCCCCGTAACTACGCTTCTTCGCTCCATCGGTTATGAAACTGACAAAGACATTCTCGAATTATTCGGAATGGCTGACGAGGTTAAAACCGATAAGAAGACTTTAGCTAAATATGCAGGCAGAAGATTAGCTGCCCGTGTACTCAGAAGCTGGGTAGAAGATTTCGTAGATGAAGATACTGGTGAGGTTGTTTCTATCGAAAGAAATGAAGTAGTCCTTGAAAGAGATTCCATTCTTGATGATGAAGCAATTGATATGATTGCAGAAATGGATGTGAAGAGTATTTTTATTCAGCGTGAAGATGTAGGTGGTGATTATGCAATTATCTACAACACATTAAATAAAGATACTTCGAACAGTGAGCTGGAAGCGGTTCAGTATATCTATCGCCAATTGCGTGGTGCTGATGCCCCGGATAATGAAACTGCTCGTGGTATCATCGATAAATTATTCTTTAGTGATAAGCGTTACGATCTAGGAGAAGTTGGCCGTTATAAAATTAACCGCAAACTGAACCTGGATGCGCCATTAGTACAAAAGACATTAACAAAAGAAGATATCATTCTTATCATCAAATATCTTGTACGCCTTACAAATGGTAAAGCGGAGATAGATGATATTGATCACCTGAGCAACCGCCGTGTTCGCACAGTGGGTGAGCAGTTATATGCTCAGTTCGGTGTGGGTCTGGCACGTATGGCTCGTACTATACGTGAAAGAATGAACGTAAGAGATAACGAGGTATTTACACCAGTTGATTTGATCAATGCAAGAACACTTTCTTCTGTTATCAATTCATTCTTTGGTACATCGCAGTTATCTCAGTTCCTTGATCAGACAAACCCGTTAAGTGAGATCACTCACAAACGTCGTATTTCAGCACTCGGACCCGGTGGTTTGAGTCGTGAAAGAGCTGGCTTCGAGGTTCGTGACGTACACTACTCACACTATGGTCGTTTGTGTACAATTGAAACTCCGGAAGGTCCAAACATTGGTTTGATCTCTACACTTTGCGTACATGCGAAGATCAATGATATGGGATTCATTGAAACTCCTTACCGTAAGGTGAACGAAGGAAAAGTGGATATGAAAAAACTTTCTTTCCTGAGTGCAGAAGAGGAAGACCTGAAGAAGATCGCACAGGCTAACTCACCGTTAGATGAGAAAGGAGAATTTAAAGAAGAGAAAATCACTTCACGTCAAACTGGTGATTTCCCGATACTGGATAAAAATGAAGTGGAATTTATGGACGTAGCTCCGAACCAGATCGTTGGTTTGAGTGCTTCACTCATTCCGTTCCTTGAACATGACGATGCCAACCGTGCATTGATGGGATCAAACATGCAACGCCAGGCTGTTCCGCTTATCCGTCCTGATGTACCAGTTGTTGGTACAGGATTGGAAGGAAAGGCTGCTCGTGATGCAAGGATCCAGATCCATGCTGATGGTAATGGTATTGTTGAGTTTGTGGATGCAAACGAAATTCATGTTCGTTATGAGAGAGATGAAACGGACAGACTCGTAAGCTTTGAAGATGACTTAAGAGTTTACAGGCTTACCAAGTTTATCAAAACAAACCAGGAAACAAGTATCAACCTGAAGCCGGCTGTAAAGAAAGGTCAGCATGTAAAGAAAAGTGATTTCTTAACTGAAGGATATGCTACTCAAAATGGTGAACTCGCATTGGGTAAAAACCTGAAAGTGGCATTCATGCCATGGAAGGGTTACAACTTCGAGGATGCGATCGTAATTAGTGAAAGAGTAGTGAAAGAAGATATGTTTACTTCTGTACACATTTCTGAATATGAACTGGAAGTTCGTGATACAAAACTCGGTGAAGAAGAATTGACACCGGATATTCCAAACGTATCTGAAGAAGCAACAAAAGACCTGGATGAAAATGGTATTATCAGGGTTGGTGCACAGGTAAAAGAAGGTGATATCTTAATTGGTAAGATCACTCCGAAAGGAGAAAGTGATCCGACACCTGAAGAGAAACTGTTGCGTGCCATCTTTGGTGATAAAGCAGGTGATGCAAAAGATGCTTCGCTGAAAGCGCCGAATGGTGTGGAAGGTGTTGTTATCGGAAAGAAATTATTCCAGAGAGCTAAGAAAGATAAGAATAGTAAAGTAAGAGAGAAAGCCGCCTTGGAGAAACTGGAAAAAATGCACGAAGCAAATACCAAGAACGTAATGGATTTGCTGCAGGAAAAATTGGGTGCATTATTAAGAAACCATGTTTCAAATAGCGTAAGCAACAACTTTGGTGAAGTGCTGATTGGAAAAGGTGCCAAGTTCACACAGAAGAACCTGGCTGAAATCGACTATTCAACTGTTAATCCATTAGGATGGACGGCTGATAAGAAAACAGATGATCAGATCAATACGCTGTTACACAACTATAGTATTAAATACAACGAAGAACTAGGCCGTTACAAGAGAGAGAAATTTAATATCTCTATCGGTGATGAGTTGCCTGCAGGTGTATTGAAACTTGCAAAAGTTTATCTCGCAGTAAAACGTAAGTTGAAAGTGGGAGATAAAATGGCTGGTCGTCACGGTAACAAAGGTATTGTCGCTAAGATCGTTCGCCAGGAAGATATGCCGTTCCTTGAAGACGGAACACCTGTAGATGTTGTACTGAATCCATTGGGTGTACCAAGCCGTATGAACCTCGGACAGATCTATGAAACTGTTCTTGGATGGACTGCACAAAGACTGGGAGTGAAATTTGCAACGCCAATCTTTGATGGTGCTTCAGTTGATGAAATTGCTGATTACTGTAAGCAAGCTGATATTCCAATGTACGGCCACACTTACTTGTATGATGGTGAAACGGGAGATCGTTTCCACCAGAAAGCAACGGTGGGTGTTATCTATGTCATCAAACTTCACCACATGGTGGATGATAAAATGCATGCCCGTTCGATCGGACCTTACAGCTTGATTACTCAACAGCCGTTGGGTGGTAAAGCTCAGTTCGGTGGTCAGCGTTTTGGTGAGATGGAGGTTTGGGCATTGGAAGCATATGGTGCATCAAACATCCTGCAGGAATTGCTTACTATTAAATCTGATGATATCATCGGTCGTGCAAAAACTTACGAATCAATTGTGAAAGGTGATAATGTACCAAGAGCAGGTGTGCCTGAATCATTCAATGTATTGGTGCATGAGTTGAGAGGATTGGGATTGGATCTTAAGTTCGAGTAA